ACTTCAGCGGCAGTACCAGCACGGAGGAGGCCTTCCGTGTCTCCGGCACCGCTGAAGTTGCCCACCGACTTGGCGTCGAGCTGCGCAATCTTAACAACGACAAATGGGAAGAAGTAACGGTAAAGCACCCTTATATCATGGACAAGGTGCGGATTACCCGTACCGCTCTGGAGAGCGATGTCATTGTCAGTGTTCCCGTGCTCAAGACCCATCTAAGGACTTTGATTACACTGAGCCTGAAGAACACGAAAGGCGTCCTGCCCGGCGCCGAAAAGAGGAAGACCCATGCCCTGGGTCTGGATAAAGCAATCGCCGACCTCAATTCGGTGGTGAAGCCCAGCTACGTAGTGGTCGATGCGCTGGCCGGAATGCAGGGACTGTGGGAGTACCCGCAGGACAGGGTCGAACTGGGGCTTATTCTGGCCGGAAGAGAACCTTGTGCCGTCGATACGGTCGGCACGTCTCTGATGGGATTCAACCCTGCTCAGATAATGCACCTGCAGTATTTTGCTGCACGGCAGAGGCAAAAGGCAGACCTTGACCACGTTGATATTGTCGGTGAATCTCTTGAAGCGCACAGAAAAAGCTTCAAGCCCGGCTACGATGTCCTGCGAGCGCGTTATCCGGGTGTCAACATTATCGCGGGAGAATCAGCCTGCAGCGGCTGCTACGGGGAGTTGATGGGCGCCCTATCGGCGATGAGAGAGTTCGGCGGAAGTCCTGCCCTGGATGAACTCACTGTCGTCCTGGGAAATGCTGAACATGATGAGGTCTCCGCGACGGAAAATACGGTTATCCTGGGTAAATGCGCCCGGAAACTCGCCCGTCTTGGCGTCTTTGCCAAAGGCTGTCCGCCTATGGGCGAGGATATCATCCAGGCCATCTGCCGCGCTTCTGATTCAGACCCTGATATGGTTATCGCCGCTCTCAACCGCGACCGTAACCGCCGCTGGGACGAGACAGAACACCTGCTTATCAGATAATGCTTTCCAGCTGAATCTCAGCCCATCGTGGCTGGCGAGTTATTTACAGTACAGGGCTGACGGTATTACCGTACAGGCTATCGCTTGAGCAGGTCAGAACAGTCCACTTTTTCGTACTCGCTCTGACATGGATAGCCCTTGGCAATATACATCGCCGGCTCGCTCAAGTCCATGATGGTCGAGTAAAGGGTAACCCACTGCTTGATACCATCGACTCTCTCATCCAGATGGCGGCAGATGGAATTGGGCTGGCTGAAGTGGTCCCGGAAGACGCGCTGAAAACTGCTGACGTCGATATGTCCCTTCTCCGGCTCCAGCAGATGTTCCGCTCTCTGGTGACGGAAGAGCGTATCGGGATACAGTGATTTGAGAATATCGGTTAAGTCTTCCCGATTGCTCAGGGCGACAAAGTGGTTGCTGTGGGTGAGGATGCCATCATTGGGATACAGAAAGCCCACGTCCAGGGGTGATACTTCCAGGTCGATCGCCTCGCCATCGCGATGGGCGATGAAGAAGTTGCCTGACACCGTGGTCTTTGCCTGAAGAACCGCTGCCAGGGCCTGGCTGAAACTCTCTGAATTCAGTATCCGTCGCATTATCAGCAGAAACGGCACCGTGGCATCGAATGTGTCGCAGCTTGTCGCCAAGCCATTGAAACAGGCACCGATACCGGCTGAATTCATGCCGCGGTGAGCGAGAACTCCTGCCTCTGGCTGGGTTATCACGGCCGGTTTTCCCTGCTGGTCCGCTTTCAGTATGACATTGAATTCCTGAAACCTGGGCAGCCAGTCCCAGGTCTGGCCAATTAACGTGTGGCCATCTCTGGTCACCTGTGGCAGCGAAGACACCGAGGTGCAGCCGCCGCCGTGGTACAGGCAAGATATCCCCAGGGCAAAGTTTATCTCATAGCGGGCATTTACCGCGACTATTTCATCAAGCGACAGTTCTGCGCCTTTAGCCAGCCCCTCCAGCTCCTCCAGCATATCGGCGTCATAGTCGCCGATAACCGGTATCAAAGCGTGGCTTTTCTCCAGAATCTCATTCCGCTCGGCTCCCCAGAGAGTCCGCCACATATCAAAGTAAACTTCAACGTTCTTCTGGATTATCTTCTGCGCCTGAGTGCCGTACTGCTGGCCACACTCGAAAGGTTTTCCCTTTACTGAAATTACCGGTGGTAGCATTCAGTGCGCTCCT
Above is a genomic segment from Chloroflexota bacterium containing:
- a CDS encoding DUF362 domain-containing protein, whose translation is MKKVSIVSAEEIGVEAAVRRAIDLAGGLPDLITPRSKVLVKPNLCSPQPSGTGITTDCRVTEAVTKFVLELNPQSVVIGEGAGAGYDFSGSTSTEEAFRVSGTAEVAHRLGVELRNLNNDKWEEVTVKHPYIMDKVRITRTALESDVIVSVPVLKTHLRTLITLSLKNTKGVLPGAEKRKTHALGLDKAIADLNSVVKPSYVVVDALAGMQGLWEYPQDRVELGLILAGREPCAVDTVGTSLMGFNPAQIMHLQYFAARQRQKADLDHVDIVGESLEAHRKSFKPGYDVLRARYPGVNIIAGESACSGCYGELMGALSAMREFGGSPALDELTVVLGNAEHDEVSATENTVILGKCARKLARLGVFAKGCPPMGEDIIQAICRASDSDPDMVIAALNRDRNRRWDETEHLLIR
- a CDS encoding C45 family peptidase → MLPPVISVKGKPFECGQQYGTQAQKIIQKNVEVYFDMWRTLWGAERNEILEKSHALIPVIGDYDADMLEELEGLAKGAELSLDEIVAVNARYEINFALGISCLYHGGGCTSVSSLPQVTRDGHTLIGQTWDWLPRFQEFNVILKADQQGKPAVITQPEAGVLAHRGMNSAGIGACFNGLATSCDTFDATVPFLLIMRRILNSESFSQALAAVLQAKTTVSGNFFIAHRDGEAIDLEVSPLDVGFLYPNDGILTHSNHFVALSNREDLTDILKSLYPDTLFRHQRAEHLLEPEKGHIDVSSFQRVFRDHFSQPNSICRHLDERVDGIKQWVTLYSTIMDLSEPAMYIAKGYPCQSEYEKVDCSDLLKR